One part of the Paroedura picta isolate Pp20150507F chromosome 5, Ppicta_v3.0, whole genome shotgun sequence genome encodes these proteins:
- the LOC143839172 gene encoding C-type lectin lectoxin-Lio2-like, with protein MVIVTGGGELTSHPVFPPAGPTERTEGKKMGFFSSGLVLLAFAATGHFHKGADNVLSCHKYWVYSNGYCYRLFLKALPWHEAELKCQYYSETGHLISITDAHEAALVEGLIKAEKYLNEVWIGMYGYIEEAVWVDSAESDFASWGPEELNLSNDAHFYCVRLIYVKGHSRWVIANCDTPRAHICKYEL; from the exons ATGGTCATCGTGACAGGAGGCGGTGAGCTGACATCACACCCGGTCTTCCCACCCGCTGGACCGACAGAAAG gACGGAAGGAAAGAAGATGGGATTTTTCTCCTCTGGTCTTGTTTTGCTCGCCTTTGCTGCCACGGGCCATTTCCACAAAG GTGCAGACAATGTGCTTTCATGCCACAAATACTGGGTGTACAGCAACGGTTACTGCTATAGACTGTTCCTGAAAGCATTGCCCTGGCACGAGGCAGAG CTAAAGTGCCAATATTACAGTGAAACGGGCCACCTGATCTCCATCACTGATGCACATGAAGCAGCTCTAGTGGAAGGGCTCATCAAGGCTGAGAAATACCTCAACGAAGTCTGGATTGGGATGTATGGCTACATCGAG GAAGCAGTGTGGGTTGACAGTGCAGAGAGTGACTTCGCATCCTGGGGGCCTGAGGAACTCAACCTTTCAAATGACGCCCATTTCTACTGTGTCCGTCTTATTTACGTCAAAG gGCACTCAAGGTGGGTGATTGCAAACTGTGATACTCCACGAGCACATATCTGCAAGTATGAACTCTAG
- the LOC143839171 gene encoding olfactory receptor 5V1-like, giving the protein MAADNDTQVREFIFLGFSIFPSHPAILFVVFLAAYLAIVMGNLMIVILVVVEPSLQTPMYFFLGHLSCLDICISTVTIPKILVNFLCRQNTISYKQCLAQTFFLIGFAGCEPALMAIMAYDRYAAICRPLHYSLLMSKRVCVQLASATWAWGFLDSAVHAGLASRLSFCGANQIPHIFCDVPPLLQIACSDTRVNKLANHITSLFVGLCPILFIVLSYVCILASILRIRSEGGRRKAFSTCASHLTVVVLCLGNGFLNYNMPSCSLEIDTLVSAMFCIVAPLLNPLIYSLRNKEVKGAFRKVLSKWSDSVASLLANLPWLC; this is encoded by the coding sequence ATGGCTGCAGACAATGACACCCAGGTGCGCGAGTTCATCTTCTTGGGCTTCTCCATCTTCCCAAGCCACCCAGCCATCCTCTTTGTCGTGTTTCTGGCTGCCTACCTGGCCATTGTGATGGGCAACCTCATGATAGTGATTCTGGTGGTTGTGGAACCCAGCCTCCAgacccccatgtacttcttcctcggCCACCTCTCCTGCTTGGACATCTGCATCTCCACCGTGACCATCCCCAAGATCCTCGTCAACTTCCTGTGCCGACAAAACACGATTTCGTACAAGCAATGCCTGGCACAAACGTTCTTCCTGATTGGCTTTGCGGGCTGCGAGCCAGCTCTGATGGCCATCATGGCCTATGACCGCTACGCCGCCATCTGCAGGCCCCTGCACTACTCTCTCCTCATGAGTAAGAGGGTGTGTGTCCAGCTAGCCTCTGCCACTTGGGCCTGGGGCTTCCTCGACTCGGCGGTTCATGCTGGCTTGGCTTCCCGGTTGTCCTTCTGTGGAGCCAATCAGATCCCGCACATCTTCTGTGACGTCCCGCCTCTGCTACAGATCGCCTGCAGTGACACACGCGTCAACAAACTGGCCAATCACATCACAAGCCTCTTTGTGGGCCTGTGCCCCATCCTCTTCATCGTCCTCTCCTATGTCTGCATCTTGGCCTCCATCCTGCGGATTCGCTCCGAAGGTGGCCGGCGCAAAGCTTTCTCCACCTGCGCCTCACACCTCACCGTTGTCGTCCTCTGCCTTGGAAACGGCTTCCTGAACTACAACATGCCAAGTTGTTCCCTGGAAATCGACACTCTGGTCTCAGCCATGTTCTGCATAGTTGCCCCCCTGCTCAACCCCCTCATCTACTCCCTCCGCAACAAGGAGGTGAAGGGGGCCTTCAGGAAGGTCCTGAGCAAGTGGTCCGACTCCGTTGCATCTCTGCTGGCCAACCTCCCTTGGCTCTGCTGA
- the LOC143838742 gene encoding uncharacterized protein LOC143838742 isoform X2 — translation MLTWRRDPPARNLLLWNPVGTCWAPAACCWNPLVAGAISFRLRQKDSALDPAVPDESLPCVVFIETPAVPAALPLWASICTVRMSFWREEVLEWNIVCKRVGNLDLSLPLQSCQPFRVGFSSSHLVWAFHSPSDSRSLGEPCLGEIWAPVKMSPLAGLLFCLVGSLLSSSWAEAPEAKSPCPYGTFSYTDGYLWFCYEFYGYSLPFEEAEAICQQNRNGGHLASITNDEETRMISGYVSRMNQNRGEVWIGLHRRQNSDMNRGWNWLDGSYFSYANWLGGTPNNIGGKQLCVVLTPGSGFKNWDDASCSYGRAFLCRWRVF, via the exons aTGCTCACCTGGAGGCGGGACCCACCAGCAAGGAATTTGCTCCTGTGGAATCCGGTGGGCACTTGCTGGGcacctgctgcctgctgctggaACCCGCTGGTTGCTGGGGCCATCTCGTTTCGGCTACGCCAGAAGGACAGCGCTCTTGATCCAGCTGTGCCAGATGAGAGTCTTCCATGTGTGGTCTTCATAGAGACACCGGCCGTCCCAGCGGCGCTTCCGCTGTGGGCCAGCATTTGCACGGTCAGAATGTCGTTTTGGAGAGAAGAGGTGCTGGAATGGAATATTGTCTGCAAGCGTGTGGGAAACCTTGATCtgagccttcctctgcagtcttgtCAGCCTTTCCGCGTCgggttttcctcttcccaccttgTGTGGGCTTTTCACAGCCCAAGTGACTCCAGGTCCCTCGGGGAACCCTGCCTGGGTGAGATCTGG GCTCCGGTCAAGATGAGTCCCTTGGCTGGCTTACTCTTTTGCCTTGTCGGCAGCCTCCTTTCCAGCTCCTGGGCAGAAG CCCCGGAGGCCAAGTCTCCCTGCCCTTATGGCACCTTCTCCTACACTGACGGCTACTTGTGGTTTTGCTATGAGTTCTATGGATACTCGCTGCCCTTTGAGGAGGCTGAG GCCATTTGTCAGCAGAACAGGAACGGCGGACATCTGGCGTCCATCACCAACGACGAGGAGACGCGGATGATCTCCGGTTATGTGTCGCGGATGAACCAGAACAGGGGCGAGGTGTGGATTGGGCTACACCGGCGCCAGAATTCAGACATG aACCGGGGCTGGAATTGGCTTGATGGATCCTACTTCAGCTACGCCAACTGGCTTGGCGGAACACCCAACAATATTGGCGGGAAGCAACTATGCGTCGTCCTCACCCCGGGGTCAG GGTTTAAGAACTGGGATGATGCCTCCTGCAGCTATGGGAGAGCTTTCCTCTGCAGGTGGAGAGTATTTTAG
- the LOC143838741 gene encoding regenerating islet-derived protein 4-like isoform X2, translating to MEFFSSRLALLVFVTMGRFQEGAAIPPPCHLGWEYSMGHCYKLFVDKAPWLEAEVTGVPWPLVDSGGSAMDHISTTCACREGEAAWVSPQTLECQDYSKSGHLVSILHLREVSVVEEVVKGQGHESCLWTGLFADNTKGLWQWTDHSKYNYAAWAAGEPKYQGKDKVFCVQLSLVNGPSEWVVADCDIPQAYVCKYAP from the exons ATGGAGTTTTTCTCCTCTAGACTGGCTTTGCTTGTCTTTGTGACCATGGGCCGTTTCCAGGAAG GTGCTGCCATCCCTCCTCCGTGCCACCTGGGCTGGGAGTACAGCATGGGCCATTGCTATAAGCTCTTCGTTGACAAAGCGCCATGGCTGGAGGCAGAGGTAACTGGCGTTCCGTGGCCTTTGGTGGACAGTGGTGGGAGCGCAATGGATCACATTTCCACTACCTGTGCCTGTCGGGAAGGGGAGGCAGCCTGGGTCTCGCCCCAAACG CTCGAGTGCCAGGATTACAGCAAAAGTGGCCACCTTGTCTCCATCCTTCACCTCCGTGAAGTCTCCGTGGTGGAGGAAGTGGTGAAGGGCCAGGGGCACGAGAGCTGCCTCTGGACTGGGCTGTTTGCTGATAACACG AAGGGGCTCTGGCAGTGGACTGACCACTCAAAGTACAATTATGCCGCATGGGCAGCTGGAGAACCCAAGTATCAAGGGAAAGACAAGGTCTTCTGCGTCCAGCTTTCTCTTGTCAATG ggcCATCGGAGTGGGTAGTGGCCGACTGTGATATTCCGCAAGCATACGTCTGCAAGTATGCTCCCTAG
- the LOC143838741 gene encoding regenerating islet-derived protein 4-like isoform X4: MEFFSSRLALLVFVTMGRFQEGAAIPPPCHLGWEYSMGHCYKLFVDKAPWLEAELECQDYSKSGHLVSILHLREVSVVEEVVKGQGHESCLWTGLFADNTKGLWQWTDHSKYNYAAWAAGEPKYQGKDKVFCVQLSLVNGPSEWVVADCDIPQAYVCKYAP, from the exons ATGGAGTTTTTCTCCTCTAGACTGGCTTTGCTTGTCTTTGTGACCATGGGCCGTTTCCAGGAAG GTGCTGCCATCCCTCCTCCGTGCCACCTGGGCTGGGAGTACAGCATGGGCCATTGCTATAAGCTCTTCGTTGACAAAGCGCCATGGCTGGAGGCAGAG CTCGAGTGCCAGGATTACAGCAAAAGTGGCCACCTTGTCTCCATCCTTCACCTCCGTGAAGTCTCCGTGGTGGAGGAAGTGGTGAAGGGCCAGGGGCACGAGAGCTGCCTCTGGACTGGGCTGTTTGCTGATAACACG AAGGGGCTCTGGCAGTGGACTGACCACTCAAAGTACAATTATGCCGCATGGGCAGCTGGAGAACCCAAGTATCAAGGGAAAGACAAGGTCTTCTGCGTCCAGCTTTCTCTTGTCAATG ggcCATCGGAGTGGGTAGTGGCCGACTGTGATATTCCGCAAGCATACGTCTGCAAGTATGCTCCCTAG
- the LOC143838741 gene encoding regenerating islet-derived protein 4-like isoform X3 — protein sequence MAERWITPRGRRYERSRTEKTKMEFFSSRLALLVFVTMGRFQEGAAIPPPCHLGWEYSMGHCYKLFVDKAPWLEAELECQDYSKSGHLVSILHLREVSVVEEVVKGQGHESCLWTGLFADNTKGLWQWTDHSKYNYAAWAAGEPKYQGKDKVFCVQLSLVNGPSEWVVADCDIPQAYVCKYAP from the exons ATGGCTGAACGCTGGATCACCCCCAGGGGCAGGCGCTATGAAAGAAGCag gaCAGAGAAAACAAAGATGGAGTTTTTCTCCTCTAGACTGGCTTTGCTTGTCTTTGTGACCATGGGCCGTTTCCAGGAAG GTGCTGCCATCCCTCCTCCGTGCCACCTGGGCTGGGAGTACAGCATGGGCCATTGCTATAAGCTCTTCGTTGACAAAGCGCCATGGCTGGAGGCAGAG CTCGAGTGCCAGGATTACAGCAAAAGTGGCCACCTTGTCTCCATCCTTCACCTCCGTGAAGTCTCCGTGGTGGAGGAAGTGGTGAAGGGCCAGGGGCACGAGAGCTGCCTCTGGACTGGGCTGTTTGCTGATAACACG AAGGGGCTCTGGCAGTGGACTGACCACTCAAAGTACAATTATGCCGCATGGGCAGCTGGAGAACCCAAGTATCAAGGGAAAGACAAGGTCTTCTGCGTCCAGCTTTCTCTTGTCAATG ggcCATCGGAGTGGGTAGTGGCCGACTGTGATATTCCGCAAGCATACGTCTGCAAGTATGCTCCCTAG
- the LOC143839170 gene encoding olfactory receptor 5V1-like: MGEKNQTLVVEFVFLGFSGIPNSHLYLFLPFLVIYLVTLLGNLMIFILIQVDSSLHTPMYYFLSHLSCLDICISSVTVPKILVNFLSQQQTITYNQCLAQMFFLISFTGTEAAVLAVMAYDRYAAICRPLHYSHLMSSKVCTILAFATWVWGSLDSALHTALSTTLSFCGVNQIHHIFCDVPPLLRIACNDAHVNEMAVRIASYFVAGVPLLFIILSYSLILCSILKIRSTAGKRKAFSTCASHLIVVVLYFGNALVNYNHPSAGYSLETASLVSTVYCIITPMLNPLIYSLRNKEVKGALKKVVGS; this comes from the coding sequence ATGGGAGAGAAGAATCAGACGCTAGTGGTGGAATTTGTCTTTCTGGGTTTCTCCGGCATCCCAAACAGCcacctctacctcttcctgccatTCCTAGTCATCTACTTGGTCACTCTACTGGGGAACCTCATGATATTTATCTTGATTCAAGTGGATTCCAGCCTCCATACTCCCATGTACTACTTCCTCAGCCACCTCTCCTGCTTAGATATTTGCATCTCTTCCGTCACAGTCCCCAAGATCCTGGTGAACTTCTTGTCCCAGCAACAAACCATCACCTACAACCAGTGCTTGGCCCAGATGTTCTTCCTGATCTCCTTCACAGGGACAGAGGCTGCAGTGCTGGCCGTCATGGCCTACGACCGCTATGCCGCCATTTGTAGACCTTTGCATTACTCCCACCTCATGAGCTCAAAGGTGTGCACCATCCTAGCCTTTGCCACCTGGGTCTGGGGCTCCCTGGACTCTGCTCTCCATACAGCCCTCAGCACCACCTTGTCCTTTTGTGGAGTCAACCAGATTCATCACATCTTTTGTGATGTCCCCCCGCTGTTGAGAATTGCTTGCAACGATGCCCACGTCAACGAAATGGCAGTCCGCATAGCAAGCTATTTTGTGGCTGGAGTCCCACTGCTTTTCATTATTCTCTCCTACTCCTTAATTCTGTGCTCCATCCTGAAGATTCGTTCCACCGCCGGCAAGCGCAAAGCTTTCTccacctgtgcttctcacctCATTGTTGTCGTCCTTTACTTTGGAAATGCACTAGTGAACTACAACCATCCAAGCGCTGGATACTCCTtggagacagccagtttggtctCCACTGTGTACTGCATAATCACCCCTATGCTGAACCCTTTAATCTACAGCCTCCGCAACAAGGAGGTGAAAGGGGCCCTGAAGAAGGTTGTCGGAAGCTAG
- the LOC143838742 gene encoding uncharacterized protein LOC143838742 isoform X1 produces the protein MLTWRRDPPARNLLLWNPVGTCWAPAACCWNPLVAGAISFRLRQKDSALDPAVPDESLPCVVFIETPAVPAALPLWASICTVRMSFWREEVLEWNIVCKRVGNLDLSLPLQSCQPFRVGFSSSHLVWAFHSPSDSRSLGEPCLGEIWPLKRGQQELELDFRTWEDASCGRQRSGAPVKMSPLAGLLFCLVGSLLSSSWAEAPEAKSPCPYGTFSYTDGYLWFCYEFYGYSLPFEEAEAICQQNRNGGHLASITNDEETRMISGYVSRMNQNRGEVWIGLHRRQNSDMNRGWNWLDGSYFSYANWLGGTPNNIGGKQLCVVLTPGSGFKNWDDASCSYGRAFLCRWRVF, from the exons aTGCTCACCTGGAGGCGGGACCCACCAGCAAGGAATTTGCTCCTGTGGAATCCGGTGGGCACTTGCTGGGcacctgctgcctgctgctggaACCCGCTGGTTGCTGGGGCCATCTCGTTTCGGCTACGCCAGAAGGACAGCGCTCTTGATCCAGCTGTGCCAGATGAGAGTCTTCCATGTGTGGTCTTCATAGAGACACCGGCCGTCCCAGCGGCGCTTCCGCTGTGGGCCAGCATTTGCACGGTCAGAATGTCGTTTTGGAGAGAAGAGGTGCTGGAATGGAATATTGTCTGCAAGCGTGTGGGAAACCTTGATCtgagccttcctctgcagtcttgtCAGCCTTTCCGCGTCgggttttcctcttcccaccttgTGTGGGCTTTTCACAGCCCAAGTGACTCCAGGTCCCTCGGGGAACCCTGCCTGGGTGAGATCTGG CCGCTGAAAAGAGGGCAGCAGGAGCTGGAGCTGGACTTCAGAACCTGGGAAGATGCCTCCTGTGGCAGACAAAGAtcgggg GCTCCGGTCAAGATGAGTCCCTTGGCTGGCTTACTCTTTTGCCTTGTCGGCAGCCTCCTTTCCAGCTCCTGGGCAGAAG CCCCGGAGGCCAAGTCTCCCTGCCCTTATGGCACCTTCTCCTACACTGACGGCTACTTGTGGTTTTGCTATGAGTTCTATGGATACTCGCTGCCCTTTGAGGAGGCTGAG GCCATTTGTCAGCAGAACAGGAACGGCGGACATCTGGCGTCCATCACCAACGACGAGGAGACGCGGATGATCTCCGGTTATGTGTCGCGGATGAACCAGAACAGGGGCGAGGTGTGGATTGGGCTACACCGGCGCCAGAATTCAGACATG aACCGGGGCTGGAATTGGCTTGATGGATCCTACTTCAGCTACGCCAACTGGCTTGGCGGAACACCCAACAATATTGGCGGGAAGCAACTATGCGTCGTCCTCACCCCGGGGTCAG GGTTTAAGAACTGGGATGATGCCTCCTGCAGCTATGGGAGAGCTTTCCTCTGCAGGTGGAGAGTATTTTAG
- the LOC143838741 gene encoding regenerating islet-derived protein 4-like isoform X1, with product MAERWITPRGRRYERSRTEKTKMEFFSSRLALLVFVTMGRFQEGAAIPPPCHLGWEYSMGHCYKLFVDKAPWLEAEVTGVPWPLVDSGGSAMDHISTTCACREGEAAWVSPQTLECQDYSKSGHLVSILHLREVSVVEEVVKGQGHESCLWTGLFADNTKGLWQWTDHSKYNYAAWAAGEPKYQGKDKVFCVQLSLVNGPSEWVVADCDIPQAYVCKYAP from the exons ATGGCTGAACGCTGGATCACCCCCAGGGGCAGGCGCTATGAAAGAAGCag gaCAGAGAAAACAAAGATGGAGTTTTTCTCCTCTAGACTGGCTTTGCTTGTCTTTGTGACCATGGGCCGTTTCCAGGAAG GTGCTGCCATCCCTCCTCCGTGCCACCTGGGCTGGGAGTACAGCATGGGCCATTGCTATAAGCTCTTCGTTGACAAAGCGCCATGGCTGGAGGCAGAGGTAACTGGCGTTCCGTGGCCTTTGGTGGACAGTGGTGGGAGCGCAATGGATCACATTTCCACTACCTGTGCCTGTCGGGAAGGGGAGGCAGCCTGGGTCTCGCCCCAAACG CTCGAGTGCCAGGATTACAGCAAAAGTGGCCACCTTGTCTCCATCCTTCACCTCCGTGAAGTCTCCGTGGTGGAGGAAGTGGTGAAGGGCCAGGGGCACGAGAGCTGCCTCTGGACTGGGCTGTTTGCTGATAACACG AAGGGGCTCTGGCAGTGGACTGACCACTCAAAGTACAATTATGCCGCATGGGCAGCTGGAGAACCCAAGTATCAAGGGAAAGACAAGGTCTTCTGCGTCCAGCTTTCTCTTGTCAATG ggcCATCGGAGTGGGTAGTGGCCGACTGTGATATTCCGCAAGCATACGTCTGCAAGTATGCTCCCTAG